The Prunus persica cultivar Lovell chromosome G7, Prunus_persica_NCBIv2, whole genome shotgun sequence genome has a segment encoding these proteins:
- the LOC18771580 gene encoding uncharacterized protein At2g29880, with product MGDCEQVTGKGKAKKDYSAWSVEESKMLLQLMVDVASRGWRDANGVLSKATVETKILPILNEKLGCQKTYCHYQSRLKYFKREYQKYSQLMRHNSGFGWDSTTKKFTAPEEIWEDYFKSHPTHRHIQTKTCEDYEDLQIVIGNAAVSGKNSLGLGDGTDARTFGVEDRQVGIEDFVYDNDTRAFVPNHNEASHQDPPLGHSSSSLPFQANIWTSPSESSSQRKRTRPEHEGNGSQYETCMDRISFSIAEIATDFKGVHSLLGKREKDRERQSYIWDVIKETPNMDERARYKALSLLNITT from the exons aTGGGAGATTGCGAACAAGTAACTGGAAAAGGGAAAGCCAAGAAAGATTATAGTGCTTGGAGTGTGGAAGAGAGCAAAATGTTGTTGCAGCTCATGGTTGATGTTGCATCTCGTGGATGGCGTGATGCCAATGGCGTGCTAAGCAAGGCAACAGTAGAAACCAAAATACTTCCCATCCTTAATGAAAAACTTGGGTGTCAGAAAACCTATTGTCATTACCAAAGTCGGTTGAAATACTTTAAGAGAGAATATCAAAAATATTCACAGCTTATGCGTCATAACTCTGGGTTTGGGTGGGACTCAACCACAAAGAAATTCACTGCTcctgaagaaatttgggaagACTACTTTAAG TCCCACCCAACCCACAGGcatattcaaacaaaaacttgtGAGGACTATGAGGATTTGCAAATTGTCATTGGGAATGCAGCTGTTAGTGGAAAAAACTCATTAGGATTGGGTGATGGTACTGATGCAAGaacttttggggtggaagatAGACAAGTTGGAATAGAGGACTTTGTTTATGATAATGACACTCGTGCCTTTGTACCAAATCATAATGAAGCATCACACCAAGATCCACCACTCGgacattcttcttcatccttACCTTTTCAGGCCAATATTTGGACAAGTCCCTCAGAAAGCTCAAGCCAGAGAAAACGAACTAGACCAGAGCATGAAGGGAATGGTAGCCAATATGAGACATGTATGGACAGAATTAGTTTTAGCATTGCTGAAATTGCTACCGACTTCAAGGGAGTCCACAGCCTATtgggaaaaagggaaaaagacaGGGAGAGGCAAAGTTATATATGGGATGTCATTAAGGAGACTCCAAATATGGATGAACGTGCTCGTTATAAAGCCCTTTCTTTGTTGAATATTACTACATAG
- the LOC18770058 gene encoding uncharacterized protein LOC18770058 — MVTRGDVSSYRNRHGTISQNILAACTFDLEFIYVLSGWEGSARDSRVLNDALTRRNGLKVPQGQGRDPAKEVELFSLRHESLRNVIEKIFGIFKSRFTIFKSAPPFPYRTQTELVLACAGLHNFLRKECRSDEFPIELENESSSSSSLPVN, encoded by the exons ATGGTAACAAGAGGTGACGTAAGCAGTTATCGTAATCGTCACGGAACAatatcacaaaatatattagcAGCTTGTACCTTTGATTTAGAATTCATATATGTGCTTAGTGGGTGGGAGGGCTCAGCTCGTGATTCAAGAGTACTAAATGATGCTTTAACAAGGAGGAATGGACTTAAAGTGCCACAAg GTCAAGGTCGTGACCCTGCAAAAGAAGTTGAGTTGTTCAGTCTTCGTCATGAGTCCTTGAGGAATGTCATTGAGAAGATCTTTGGTATATTTAAATCACGATTTACAATTTTCAAGTCTGCACCTCCATTCCCATATAGGACACAAACAGAGCTAGTGTTAGCTTGTGCTGGACTACACAACTTTCTTCGAAAGGAATGTCGATCAGACGAGTTTCCTATTGAATTGGAGAAtgaatcttcttcatcttcgtcATTACCGGTTAATTAA
- the LOC18770372 gene encoding cyclic nucleotide-gated ion channel 1 isoform X1, translated as MVNSCDIETIVLSVQPDWDLIEDPGWDLIEEVRPRPILTHSAPARRRSLKEEILDRLLSIWKKILKISKEFLGPLLPIWNKIFVLSCVFAVLMDPLFFYTPVINEDMKCLELDKNLKKIALALRSVADLFYLVDIIFQIYQLNVTSKISINGATFRLERVKSAKKILLSCIVIDTFAVLPVPQVVFFIFFTKRRGSRSFVRMFMNSLILFQYVPRVLRIYLSGNTPSIQTRVGILVKAVFNFFPFILAGHILGGIWYFFAIQRERTCWEYGCRENGCGSANFDCNDNIFRNVTLLNVLCPTNPPDATLFDFGIFLGAVQSDMLRSTNFSKKLLQCFWWGLRNLSSLGQNLEPSSSNQWENVFAVFTLLSGMMLFLIYLNATLQTLSVQLEKIRSDERIFRRKMQLISPEIDLWLSKNDLPKDLKMVSGRTEKHLRTVIVENVQRHLQENKDVDVENILAVLPLRHRRGIMSLLRLTSLKKVSMLESMDEKVLKAISEHLKLETYNEGSYIVSEGEPLEKMMFITQGTAWSYPPTPSSKGGITITSSDTKWLEKGDFYGEELLIWALKSTPSSELPMSTRILKSQTKVEAFAIRAKDLKTIVAKFWWHFRTELRHLEDFQLEHWRNLAASSVQENWRRYCARANKRKLRNWRSKFIQIN; from the exons ATGGTCAACTCATGTGATATTGAAACAATTGTGTTAAG TGTTCAACCTGACTGGGATTTAATTGAGGATCCAGGATGGGACTTAATAGAGGAGGTGAGGCCGAGACCGATTCTCACACACAGTGCACCGGCACGCCGGAGGtcattaaaagaagaaatccTCGACCGTCTCCTTTCAATATGGAAGAAGatattaaaaatatcaaaGGAGTTTCTTGGacctctccttccaatatGGAACAAGATATTTGTATTATCCTGTGTGTTTGCTGTTTTGATGGATCCTTTGTTCTTCTACACTCCTGTCATCAACGAGGACATGAAGTGTCTGGAGTTGGACAAAAACCTGAAGAAAATAGCTCTTGCTTTACGATCTGTTGCAGATCTCTTTTATCTTGTcgatattatttttcaaatttatcaaCTCAACGTCACGTCCAAGATATCAATAAATGGTGCCACATTTCGTTTGGAAAGAGTTAAATCAGCTAAGAAGATTTTGCTGTCATGCATTGTAATTGACACTTTTGCTGTTCTCCCCGTTCCACAG GtagtatttttcatattttttacaaaaaggAGAGGCTCAAGATCTTTCGTAAGGATGTTTATGAACTCTCTTATTCTATTTCAATATGTACCACGAGTTCTTCGCATCTATCTATCTGGCAATACTCCCAGTATACAGACTCGAGTAGGAATATTGGTTAAAGCTGTATTCAACTTTTTTCCATTCATCCTTGCTGGCCAT ATACTTGGAGGCATATGGTATTTTTTCGCTATTCAACGAGAGAGAACTTGTTGGGAATATGGATGTCGCGAAAATGGATGTGGATCTGCTAATTTTGATTGTAATGATAATATATTTAGAAATGTCACGCTTCTAAATGTTTTATGCCCTACAAATCCACCAGATGCAACACTCTTCGATTTCGGTATATTTCTTGGCGCTGTTCAATCTGATATGCTGAGATCAACAAATTTTTCGAAGAAGTTATTGCAATGCTTTTGGTGGGGTTTACGAAATCTGAG TTCTTTAGGGCAAAACCTCGAGCCCAGCAGTAGCAACCAGTGGGAAAACGTCTTTGCTGTTTTCACACTTTTAAGCGGCATGATGCTATTCTTAATATATCTCAATGCAACTTTGCAG ACATTAAGTGTGCAGTTGGAGAAAATAAGATCAGATGAACGTATATTCAGACGGAAGATGCAGCTGATAAGTCCAGAGATCGATTTATGGTTATCTAAAAACGACCTCCCTAAGGATCTGAAGATGGTTTCAGGCCGAACAGAAAAACATCTCAGGACGGTAATCGTAGAAAACGTACAACGACACcttcaagaaaacaaagatgtTGATGTGGAGAATATCCTCGCTGTTCTTCCCTTGAGACACAGAAGAGGTATCATGAGCCTTCTCCGCTTGACATCACTAAAGAAA GTGTCGATGCTTGAAAGTATGGATGAAAAAGTGTTGAAAGCAATCAGCGAGCATCTTAAGCTGGAGACCTATAACGAGGGCAGCTACATTGTTTCAGAGGGGGAACCACTTGAGAAGATGATGTTCATCACACAAGGCACCGCATGGAGCTACCCACCTACACCTAGCAGTAAGGGTGGAATTACAATTACTTCCTCAGACACGAAGTGGCTTGAGAAAGGTGATTTTTATGGAGAAGAACTTTTAATTTGGGCATTAAAATCTACCCCCTCTTCTGAATTACCCATGTCGACTAGAATTCTTAAGTCCCAAACAAAAGTTGAAGCATTTGCTATAAGGGCTAAGGACTTGAAGACCATTGTTGCTAAGTTCTGGTGGCATTTTAGGACGGAGCTCCGTCACTTAGAGGATTTTCAATTAGAGCATTGGCGTAATTTGGCAGCTTCTTCCGTACAAGAAAATTGGCGCCGCTATTGTGCAAGGGCTAATAAGCGAAAGCTGCGAAATTGGAGGAGTAAATTTATCCAAAtaaattag
- the LOC18770372 gene encoding cyclic nucleotide-gated ion channel 1 isoform X2, which yields MVNSCDIETIVLSVQPDWDLIEDPGWDLIEEVRPRPILTHSAPARRRSLKEEILDRLLSIWKKILKISKEFLGPLLPIWNKIFVLSCVFAVLMDPLFFYTPVINEDMKCLELDKNLKKIALALRSVADLFYLVDIIFQIYQLNVTSKISINGATFRLERVKSAKKILLSCIVIDTFAVLPVPQVVFFIFFTKRRGSRSFVRMFMNSLILFQYVPRVLRIYLSGNTPSIQTRVGILVKAVFNFFPFILAGHILGGIWYFFAIQRERTCWEYGCRENGCGSANFDCNDNIFRNVTLLNVLCPTNPPDATLFDFGIFLGAVQSDMLRSTNFSKKLLQCFWWGLRNLSSLGQNLEPSSSNQWENVFAVFTLLSGMMLFLIYLNATLQTLSVQLEKIRSDERIFRRKMQLISPEIDLWLSKNDLPKDLKMVSGRTEKHLRTVIVENVQRHLQENKDVDVENILAVLPLRHRRGVDA from the exons ATGGTCAACTCATGTGATATTGAAACAATTGTGTTAAG TGTTCAACCTGACTGGGATTTAATTGAGGATCCAGGATGGGACTTAATAGAGGAGGTGAGGCCGAGACCGATTCTCACACACAGTGCACCGGCACGCCGGAGGtcattaaaagaagaaatccTCGACCGTCTCCTTTCAATATGGAAGAAGatattaaaaatatcaaaGGAGTTTCTTGGacctctccttccaatatGGAACAAGATATTTGTATTATCCTGTGTGTTTGCTGTTTTGATGGATCCTTTGTTCTTCTACACTCCTGTCATCAACGAGGACATGAAGTGTCTGGAGTTGGACAAAAACCTGAAGAAAATAGCTCTTGCTTTACGATCTGTTGCAGATCTCTTTTATCTTGTcgatattatttttcaaatttatcaaCTCAACGTCACGTCCAAGATATCAATAAATGGTGCCACATTTCGTTTGGAAAGAGTTAAATCAGCTAAGAAGATTTTGCTGTCATGCATTGTAATTGACACTTTTGCTGTTCTCCCCGTTCCACAG GtagtatttttcatattttttacaaaaaggAGAGGCTCAAGATCTTTCGTAAGGATGTTTATGAACTCTCTTATTCTATTTCAATATGTACCACGAGTTCTTCGCATCTATCTATCTGGCAATACTCCCAGTATACAGACTCGAGTAGGAATATTGGTTAAAGCTGTATTCAACTTTTTTCCATTCATCCTTGCTGGCCAT ATACTTGGAGGCATATGGTATTTTTTCGCTATTCAACGAGAGAGAACTTGTTGGGAATATGGATGTCGCGAAAATGGATGTGGATCTGCTAATTTTGATTGTAATGATAATATATTTAGAAATGTCACGCTTCTAAATGTTTTATGCCCTACAAATCCACCAGATGCAACACTCTTCGATTTCGGTATATTTCTTGGCGCTGTTCAATCTGATATGCTGAGATCAACAAATTTTTCGAAGAAGTTATTGCAATGCTTTTGGTGGGGTTTACGAAATCTGAG TTCTTTAGGGCAAAACCTCGAGCCCAGCAGTAGCAACCAGTGGGAAAACGTCTTTGCTGTTTTCACACTTTTAAGCGGCATGATGCTATTCTTAATATATCTCAATGCAACTTTGCAG ACATTAAGTGTGCAGTTGGAGAAAATAAGATCAGATGAACGTATATTCAGACGGAAGATGCAGCTGATAAGTCCAGAGATCGATTTATGGTTATCTAAAAACGACCTCCCTAAGGATCTGAAGATGGTTTCAGGCCGAACAGAAAAACATCTCAGGACGGTAATCGTAGAAAACGTACAACGACACcttcaagaaaacaaagatgtTGATGTGGAGAATATCCTCGCTGTTCTTCCCTTGAGACACAGAAGAG GTGTCGATGCTTGA
- the LOC18771417 gene encoding defensin Ec-AMP-D1 translates to MERSGRMFSTVFILVLLFVVIGMGPMVAEGKAATKENSRTCESLSTKFKGLCFRSSNCADICKKEGFLEGKCAGFRLRCTCTKKC, encoded by the exons ATGGAGCGATCCGGACGTATGTTTTCAACTGTCTTCATCCTTGTCCTGCTCTTTGTGGTTATTg GGATGGGTCCAATGGTTGCTGAGGGCAAGGCCGCAACAAAGGAGAATTCGAGGACTTGTGAGTCTCTGAGCACGAAATTCAAGGGACTTTGCTTCCGATCAAGCAACTGTGCAGATATTTGCAAAAAAGAGGGCTTCCTGGAAGGCAAATGTGCTGGCTTCAGGCTGAGATGTACATGCACTAAGAAATGTTAG